A single region of the Pontibacter kalidii genome encodes:
- a CDS encoding phage tail tape measure protein: MAADKETREIEIILNGQKVNASLKEMNAAAALMNNQLRKMGSDDPGRAKLIKDLQTQRDRIADTRQELYGVEKASFAAKLGLNGITSASGLMRAGFQAAVAAFLPLLALQTIVDLGRSFLGLVNHIDQVKGSLQQLTGAQGEALDQMYVRVQAISKTFEEDHNEVIKSANVLMKEFGLSNKEAFDLIEKGYLAGANSSGEMLEQIKEYSTQFAASGATAEEFFGILVKGEKAGIFSDKAADTVKEFGLRIREQTKATGEALDAAFGQGFTDKVFEGINNGSMTTMEALRLVSKEMNNTQIPANELQTVIADVFGGPGEDAGLAFLQSLHEVNGGLEGMIDSTNTLTSAQADQLEAEKLLAEAQAELGASFSGTGATLNWLWTMIQTVGLKSLTILIEAVRKVRDEIVGFGFIFAEVWQSVSNGWKALTSGDFSGVADAFRGLGGRIEKAFVDGRLHYRMQALEDEKKLQQQETDQRIKDEKAKQKAIDEATRAEKKKAADQAAKEAEQQRKKEESALKKATEEYKKAKVTSEQEVTKLKIELMEEGVDKVLAKLRYQHEQEKAELEKRKADILANTAATEEEKQALIDQYNEQRRMKEEALKLAEEEAKIADKEKKQEEYFTQLEEEEEYQALAMEEQFLRTFDAEAAREQALLELHKQTLEQKLAYLQESGLGQTAEALRINNELLKIERDKTDKAKAMAEERTKFESQMTDMRLNMLTDAFEGVMDLMDKESTAFQALKHLRKVLAIAEIAINLQKELSLNAVAAAGMGPFGAAYLPLSNAKSLLRAGLATAKVVAFEKGGMTKGDKTVPMSQVGGVWQMASGLTGGSSIGTFAKGGWVNDAQLGLIGEAGRELVIPNWMVESPKYANLVGYLEAERQRGVRAFADGGMTAGGAPALPTIQQDDRLVQKFDELLQKVDTLNSKVEAWPTRLEVHNNVGDTRDKLQVLNDLERRAFG; this comes from the coding sequence ATGGCTGCAGACAAAGAAACAAGGGAAATAGAGATTATCCTGAATGGCCAAAAGGTAAATGCCTCCCTGAAGGAGATGAACGCTGCGGCTGCTCTCATGAACAATCAGCTCCGGAAAATGGGGTCTGATGATCCCGGAAGGGCCAAGCTGATCAAAGACCTGCAGACGCAGCGCGACCGCATCGCTGATACCAGGCAAGAATTATACGGTGTGGAGAAAGCATCCTTTGCCGCTAAGTTGGGACTGAACGGCATAACCAGCGCCTCAGGTTTGATGCGGGCCGGTTTTCAGGCGGCCGTCGCTGCCTTCCTGCCGCTCCTGGCTTTGCAGACGATCGTGGATCTGGGTCGGAGCTTTCTGGGCCTGGTCAACCACATCGACCAAGTAAAAGGTAGTCTGCAACAGCTGACCGGCGCACAGGGCGAGGCGCTCGACCAGATGTACGTGCGCGTGCAGGCCATCAGCAAGACTTTTGAGGAGGATCATAACGAAGTCATAAAATCGGCGAACGTGCTGATGAAGGAGTTCGGGCTTTCGAATAAGGAGGCCTTTGACCTGATCGAGAAAGGTTACCTGGCGGGTGCCAATTCAAGTGGCGAAATGCTGGAGCAGATCAAGGAGTACTCCACGCAGTTTGCCGCCTCCGGAGCTACAGCGGAGGAGTTCTTCGGCATCCTGGTGAAGGGCGAGAAAGCGGGCATCTTCTCTGACAAGGCGGCCGACACCGTGAAGGAATTCGGCCTCCGGATTCGGGAGCAGACCAAGGCAACCGGCGAGGCGCTGGACGCAGCCTTTGGGCAGGGCTTCACGGACAAGGTGTTTGAAGGCATCAACAATGGATCCATGACCACCATGGAAGCGCTGCGCCTAGTGAGCAAGGAAATGAACAACACCCAGATACCGGCAAATGAGCTGCAGACAGTGATCGCCGACGTGTTTGGGGGGCCGGGGGAGGATGCAGGGCTTGCCTTTCTGCAAAGCCTGCATGAAGTAAACGGCGGCCTGGAGGGTATGATTGACTCCACGAATACCCTGACCTCAGCGCAAGCCGACCAACTGGAGGCCGAGAAGCTGTTGGCAGAGGCGCAGGCCGAACTTGGGGCAAGCTTTAGTGGTACGGGAGCTACTTTGAACTGGCTGTGGACGATGATACAGACTGTCGGGCTAAAGTCATTGACTATTTTGATTGAGGCCGTCCGAAAGGTTCGTGATGAAATTGTAGGATTCGGCTTTATTTTCGCTGAGGTATGGCAAAGTGTATCCAATGGATGGAAGGCGCTGACCAGTGGCGATTTCAGCGGGGTAGCGGACGCCTTCAGGGGTTTAGGAGGTAGGATAGAGAAAGCCTTTGTCGATGGTCGCCTGCATTATCGCATGCAGGCGTTGGAAGACGAAAAAAAGCTGCAGCAGCAGGAGACGGACCAGCGGATAAAGGATGAAAAAGCAAAGCAGAAAGCGATTGACGAAGCCACCCGTGCTGAAAAGAAAAAAGCCGCTGATCAGGCAGCCAAGGAAGCCGAGCAGCAGCGCAAAAAAGAGGAAAGCGCCCTGAAAAAAGCGACGGAGGAGTACAAAAAGGCCAAAGTCACATCTGAGCAGGAAGTCACCAAACTCAAGATCGAGCTGATGGAGGAGGGAGTGGATAAGGTATTGGCTAAACTGCGCTACCAGCATGAACAGGAGAAGGCTGAGCTGGAGAAGCGCAAAGCAGACATTCTGGCCAACACTGCTGCGACAGAAGAGGAAAAGCAGGCGCTGATAGATCAGTACAATGAACAGCGGCGCATGAAAGAAGAAGCCTTGAAGCTGGCAGAAGAAGAGGCTAAAATTGCGGATAAGGAGAAAAAACAGGAAGAATACTTCACGCAGCTTGAAGAAGAAGAGGAATACCAGGCGCTTGCCATGGAGGAGCAGTTCCTTAGAACTTTTGACGCTGAAGCGGCCAGGGAACAAGCTCTTTTAGAGTTGCACAAACAGACGCTCGAGCAAAAGCTGGCCTATCTGCAGGAGAGCGGTTTGGGACAAACGGCTGAGGCGCTTCGCATCAATAATGAGTTGCTGAAGATTGAGCGTGACAAAACAGACAAGGCCAAGGCCATGGCTGAGGAGCGAACCAAGTTTGAGAGTCAGATGACAGATATGAGGCTTAACATGTTGACAGATGCGTTCGAAGGCGTAATGGACCTGATGGATAAAGAGTCAACTGCTTTTCAGGCATTGAAGCACCTGAGAAAGGTGCTGGCCATAGCAGAGATTGCCATTAACCTGCAAAAAGAACTGTCCCTAAATGCTGTAGCAGCCGCAGGTATGGGGCCTTTTGGAGCTGCTTACTTGCCGCTGAGCAATGCAAAGTCCCTTTTACGGGCCGGGCTTGCCACGGCTAAAGTAGTAGCCTTCGAAAAAGGAGGTATGACCAAGGGAGATAAAACCGTTCCGATGAGTCAGGTCGGAGGTGTATGGCAGATGGCCAGTGGTTTGACTGGAGGATCATCTATTGGAACTTTTGCCAAGGGTGGCTGGGTAAACGACGCGCAGCTGGGATTAATAGGGGAGGCTGGCCGGGAGCTGGTGATCCCAAACTGGATGGTCGAGTCTCCAAAGTATGCCAACTTGGTGGGATACCTGGAGGCCGAAAGGCAAAGGGGGGTGCGGGCTTTTGCCGATGGCGGTATGACGGCCGGAGGGGCACCGGCTTTACCTACGATCCAACAGGATGATCGGCTGGTTCAAAAGTTTGATGAGCTCCTCCAGAAAGTGGATACCCTGAATAGCAAAGTAGAGGCGTGGCCAACTCGACTTGAGGTGCACAACAATGTGGGTGACACCCGAGACAAACTGCAAGTCCTGAATGACCTCGAGCGCAGGGCCTTCGGATAA
- a CDS encoding SprB repeat-containing protein gives MAKILLYQYVDNIVEVSYGNWQAQQHSYFFDTVTLQTTHSQFTTTGGDAREFEGEPHIYPDDLTRPFHSNCNGTTKREYFHDGTGIVSVQHTENSLDCGWVPPFNISTNVFHVVCYGNNTGNITVQVESVFPPYTYRWNDGSTEQNRFNIPAGTYIVTVTDSKGFSDSKEVEVRQNNQIQVIGSIGNNSIEVSASGGIAPYTFHWEDGVNTKDRSDVAPGRYTLTVRDSVDCTQTVTFTISSERFFFSKNPVLLSLQAADYQEKPNLRFVCEVWVEPEYLSGNFMLATPEPFEHPADQYGRTQFDVREILDAFVEPHLPDFNQKVVKRADKAFKRFFLRHTEAYGDPVVLDPFTVQDNRYVLCGGLDDPEHFAGTYFNNYRQNRKPFFTWEPAVKETFVDQQEFLYFMPDSFELTDFRVRVKVVLKDGGTQTIEPFTQGDIRRFELYAIPTGHNQLGLGSLQPGKEVRSWEVYVVDGFNNVLSETRRYKLSTGSFAQVRYFIYANSLGGYNTLAATGRARLSVDPKAQLIERSRPVDALSGDSIILSKNSQRTLELSTGHKSRAELLALQDFLNSADVKLIGSDRFIPGRLSDKSADVLDEDPLKLPAISFDFILNKMHSYTPQLRLSGYPDESALLKPLNP, from the coding sequence ATGGCGAAAATTTTATTATACCAGTATGTCGACAACATTGTAGAGGTTAGCTATGGGAACTGGCAGGCCCAGCAGCACAGTTACTTTTTCGACACGGTCACACTCCAGACAACGCACTCCCAGTTCACAACCACTGGGGGGGATGCGCGAGAGTTTGAGGGAGAGCCCCACATTTACCCGGATGACCTGACTCGGCCATTTCACTCTAATTGCAACGGCACAACCAAGCGAGAGTACTTTCACGACGGAACAGGCATTGTGAGCGTACAGCACACCGAAAACTCACTTGACTGCGGATGGGTACCACCTTTTAACATCTCCACCAACGTATTCCATGTTGTTTGCTACGGAAACAACACCGGCAATATCACAGTGCAGGTGGAGAGCGTTTTTCCGCCCTACACCTACCGTTGGAATGATGGCTCCACAGAGCAGAACCGATTTAACATTCCGGCAGGAACATACATTGTTACTGTAACCGACAGCAAAGGCTTTTCAGACTCCAAGGAGGTTGAAGTAAGGCAGAACAACCAGATTCAGGTGATCGGCTCAATCGGAAACAACTCTATTGAGGTGTCCGCCTCAGGAGGCATTGCGCCCTATACTTTTCATTGGGAAGATGGCGTCAATACCAAGGACCGATCCGATGTGGCACCCGGCCGCTATACCCTGACAGTACGAGACTCGGTTGACTGTACGCAGACAGTTACCTTCACCATTTCATCAGAACGCTTTTTCTTTTCCAAAAATCCTGTATTGCTGAGTCTGCAAGCCGCTGATTACCAGGAAAAGCCGAACCTCCGTTTTGTTTGCGAGGTATGGGTCGAGCCGGAGTACCTTTCCGGTAATTTCATGCTGGCCACCCCGGAACCCTTCGAGCACCCGGCCGATCAGTATGGTCGCACACAGTTCGACGTGCGTGAGATTCTCGACGCTTTCGTGGAGCCGCACTTACCCGACTTTAACCAGAAGGTAGTGAAGCGGGCCGATAAAGCCTTCAAGCGCTTTTTCCTACGCCATACAGAAGCCTACGGCGACCCGGTCGTGCTGGACCCATTCACGGTGCAGGACAACCGTTATGTACTCTGCGGCGGATTGGACGATCCGGAGCACTTTGCCGGAACCTATTTCAATAACTATCGCCAAAACCGTAAACCATTCTTTACATGGGAGCCAGCAGTGAAGGAGACCTTCGTTGACCAGCAGGAGTTTCTCTACTTCATGCCAGACAGCTTTGAGCTGACAGATTTCCGGGTTCGGGTAAAAGTTGTGTTAAAGGATGGCGGCACCCAGACCATCGAACCGTTTACACAGGGCGATATCAGGCGCTTTGAGTTGTATGCTATACCAACTGGGCATAACCAGCTGGGGTTGGGGTCGCTGCAGCCTGGCAAGGAGGTGCGCAGCTGGGAAGTGTATGTGGTGGACGGATTCAACAATGTACTTTCTGAGACCAGGCGCTACAAACTCAGCACCGGCAGCTTTGCCCAGGTGCGCTATTTTATTTATGCCAACTCACTCGGAGGCTACAACACGCTGGCAGCGACCGGCAGGGCCAGGCTCTCCGTGGATCCGAAAGCGCAGCTGATCGAGCGCAGCCGACCGGTTGATGCGCTGAGTGGCGACTCCATCATCCTATCCAAGAATAGCCAGCGTACTTTGGAGCTGAGCACCGGCCACAAGAGCCGGGCAGAGCTACTGGCTCTGCAGGACTTCCTGAACTCAGCGGACGTGAAACTGATTGGATCCGACCGCTTCATTCCGGGCAGACTATCTGACAAGTCGGCCGACGTGCTGGACGAGGATCCGCTCAAGCTCCCGGCCATCAGCTTCGACTTTATTCTAAACAAAATGCATAGCTACACCCCGCAGCTACGCCTTTCGGGCTATCCGGACGAATCCGCACTGCTTAAGCCGCTAAATCCATGA
- a CDS encoding type II toxin-antitoxin system HicB family antitoxin — protein sequence MSRLKEYLKIENGKGRIKMGLHSVTFDDHGHVIIYVPSLNISAYGDTFEEAQEMLEVALDDFCETLYSLPEPQRTEELKKYGWNRNPLFKKKFEISDSFVDKEGLLKNFELSDDTKVEETFLMIA from the coding sequence ATGTCAAGACTAAAAGAGTATTTAAAAATAGAGAACGGTAAAGGTAGAATTAAAATGGGCCTACATAGCGTCACATTCGATGACCATGGCCACGTTATTATCTATGTACCTTCATTAAACATTTCTGCCTATGGAGACACTTTTGAAGAGGCACAGGAAATGCTTGAAGTAGCTTTAGATGATTTTTGTGAAACCCTTTACAGCTTACCCGAGCCTCAAAGAACCGAAGAGCTCAAAAAATATGGATGGAACCGAAATCCCTTATTTAAGAAAAAATTTGAGATAAGTGATTCATTTGTAGATAAAGAAGGCCTTTTAAAGAATTTTGAACTATCAGATGATACCAAGGTTGAAGAAACCTTTTTAATGATTGCATAG